From Antennarius striatus isolate MH-2024 chromosome 9, ASM4005453v1, whole genome shotgun sequence, one genomic window encodes:
- the atn1 gene encoding atrophin-1 isoform X1 — MKTRTHKESMPMRSGRRRGASEERRGRRPHPSPTRPDRSDRPAQRGAGEELAGNRFNRRSQGHDSSESEGEELVSPPKRQKVQDSASTPNPPTSTHSTDSSAPSTIPPPASITNQSRESDNEDGQSQGSRSSVVGSLANSSSSLSSGRDIDQDNRSSSPSLSASPLGSLDSDSDGPDSPKQGEREREKAKEGGAGKVGGEDRRVLRDGRGEETCGEGEKQDLDARNEDCPSLKPSSTPCTSSGLTPSVRGAGDSSIDSNSGRKSYFSLDSKLMCKVDYGGPTCVDGALSGTRMNSKASTQCVSKTTMSGGDFSHNSPNIPHSLPPPLPPPPALKPLELGGQNLATEVKTERDKLEKPDKLLDKAQSTPPSLLPQTSSQSQSQPQAQPSNHPHHYSSTSWQSGSATGCQGSWSYTRYPGNHHPHQPHHQPPVQQQQLPSVYNPPSSRHSSTHPSYLPHPHPHPHREYLPRYAGGGGDRERGAAGERERGVRGESGGREVNREFSAPIGNSSNSGSGGNSNSSCGGMIGTNSIQGREFVGLSVSQNRDFQASGRDGPNLGPERRDFGPAFRDRERDRERDAGREFPLPNQNQSRDYGPNGTGGGHPRDKDGGRWGEFGNQTREVVGNSNPNNNSVSQSNPPNSTSSLPLTPMLNRDQPASPQNNPNYPSHSSLPPQPHPHPQNPSSRDFPPPMDQAQIPSSGADHFHREYPPTGGKDFPAGLPPSTGTNREYLSPPGVTQNLGREYTGPGGTHHPHQAHPHYQSGPRDRDSTLRESALYQNRGGPNQPPALSPSSSSIHHGHPPNAPYPPPPPQPPLPPPQTPHAQPPPSGMAPNARPSHYQSAQTPPIPLSPLPSPSTNQMGGFSSFPPGSSSGPNMPLPGASMSSSCSPGCRPSPFHGTLNNHPPFSGTYHSNGNSGSNMANSNSSSSAPNSSNNNSQSLSPQNISKGPPPLSNSSANNSISTPASSSSVPGGDGHSDSGPPPTPVIKEEPLEEREETESPPPVLRSPSPEPKPVDIPIHASQSARFHKVLDRGSGNSCARSDVLFVPLDGSKLWKKRNEVIERARREVEQRARDLREKERERERERERERELDRHLQQQKDINTAGGCRQGSSLFFPSSSSIILDPSSSASSSSGNSVPHPPPHPQHHSSNPHAHLPPAHHLHPSLAHSIPHSLLLPSMGGATTMVGPQGALGIGLGGPYLGPDTPALRTLSEYARPHAMSPLGAVSRAQAHHAQVHHGHPHVHPSFFLPQFQNHALAHPHHLPTDAATAAAILGFLYGGGLEGGPGVAGHAGVAGGPIPGGIGGAGLGGISFPHAMAAHRDRIKPGFEFKSDERVYPPGSIPDHAALALAHSHSHHAHANAQVHAHSLLLGGGTAGANEVSLYGTPPPPAPAGPPHLQNPSLAPITRPPNPPPPQSLSNAPPSSILPPSLPSHPSSATPTAAQAPAGPAAPPPAPPPPGPPTSNAAPLHHPVPHSSFPSSLSSHLPPAPAPAAAPPETYPTPTRSPHSYERDRSGERERERERVTLPAFGDRERERERERGGSGSAGGGSSGGGGSGGGGGSGGGTAGGGGGENLGRLQMLNVTPHHHQHSHIHSHLHLHQQDTATGGVHPLMDPLASGAPLARLPYPGATLGTPILAHPLTDSEVLRQQLFGEEKAPRPCAPFRELPQPSSLTGPMSAAHQLQAMQQAQSAELQIQRLALEQQWIHHHHHHTLTQDEYYSHLKKESDKTL, encoded by the exons atgaaaacacgGACACACAAAGAATCG ATGCCCATGCGCAGTGGCCGACGGCGGGGGGCAAGTGAGGAAAGAAGGGGTAGACGCCCGCACCCCAGCCCCACTCGCCCTGACCGCAGCGACAGACCGGCG CAAAGAGGTGCTGGTGAGGAATTGGCTGGAAATCGCTTCAATCGCAGATCACAAGGGCATGATTCATCAGAGAGTGAGGGGGAGGAACTTGTGTCTCCTCCAAAGAGGCAAAAAGTTcag GATTCAGCCTCTACCCCAAACCCTCCTACATCAACACACTCGACTGACAGCTCGGCTCCTTCCACCATCCCACCCCCAGCCTCCATTACAAACCAATCCCGTGAGAGTGACAATGAAGATGGCCAATCCCAGGGCAGTAGGAGTTCAGTTGTAGGGAGCTTGGCCAATAGTAGCAGTAGCTTGAGCAGTGGACGCGATATAGACCAGGACAATCGTTCCTCATCCCCAAGTCTCTCGGCTTCCCCCCTAGGTAGCCTGGACTCTGATTCTGATGGCCCTGACTCACCAAAgcaaggggagagagagagagagaaagccaAGGAGGGAGGAGCAGGGAAGGTGggaggagaggacaggagagTGCTAAGAGATGGGAGAGGGGAGGAGACCTGTGGGGAAGGAGAAAAGCAGGATCTGGATGCAAGAAATGAAGACTGTCCATCTCTTAAGCCCTCCTCCACTCCTTGCACCTCCTCTGGTCTGACTCCATCTGTGCGTGGAGCAGGAGATTCATCAATCGACAGCAATAGTGGGAGGAAGTCTTATTTCTCTCTAGACTCTAAATTAATGTGCAAAGTTGACTATGGTGGACCGACATGTGTGGATGGTGCACTCAGTGGCACTAGAATGAATTCCAAAGCCAgcacacagtgtgtgtcaaaGACAACTATGTCAGGAGGAGATTTTTCCCACAACAGCCCCAACATTCCTCATTctttgcctcctcctcttcctcctccacctgccCTGAAGCCCTTGGAGCTTGGGGGACAAAACTTGGCCACTGAGGttaagacagaaagagacaagTTAGAAAAGCCAGACAAACTCCTGGACAAAGCTCAGtccacccctccctctctgttgCCACAGACCAGCTCACAGTCCCAATCCCAGCCTCAAGCCCAACCTTCCAACCACCCTCACCACTACAGCTCCACCAGCTGGCAGAGTGGCTCAGCGACCGGATGTCAGGGGAGCTGGAGTTACACTCGTTACCCCGGAAATCACCACCCACATCAACCACATCACCAGCCCccagtgcagcagcagcaacttcCCTCGGTTTACAACCCTCCATCCTCTCGCCACTCCTCCACCCATCCCTCTTACCTCCCCCatcctcacccccacccccacagagAGTACCTTCCCAGGTAtgctggagggggaggagacagagagaggggggctgcaggagagagggagaggggagtGAGGGGGGAAAGTGGGGGGAGAGAAGTCAACCGGGAGTTCTCTGCTCCCATTGGTAACAGCAGCAACAGTGGTAGTGGAGGgaatagtaatagtagttgtGGTGGGATGATTGGGACCAACAGTATTCAAGGCAGGGAGTTTGTGGGTCTTTCAGTGAGTCAGAACCGAGATTTTCAAGCTTCAGGGAGAGATGGACCTAATTTGGGACCTGAAAGAAGGGACTTTGGTCCAGCtttcagagacagagaaagggaCAGGGAACGTGATGCCGGGAGGGAATTTCCTCTGCCAAACCAAAACCAGAGTAGAGACTATGGTCCCAATGGAACTGGAGGGGGACATCCCAGAGACAAAGATGGAGGCAGATGGGGTGAGTTTGGGAATCAGACAAGAGAGGTTGTGGGTAATAGTAACCCAAACAATAACTCTGTCTCACAGAGTAACCCCCCAAATTCAACTAGTTCACTACCTCTCACCCCTATGCTGAACCGAGACCAACCTGCATCACCCCAAAACAATCCAAATTACCCTTCTCATTCCTCCCTGCCCCCACAgcctcacccacacccccaaAACCCATCCAGCCGAGACTTCCCCCCTCCCATGGACCAGGCACAAATCCCCTCGTCTGGAGCAGATCACTTCCACAGAGAATATCCACCCACAGGAGGAAAAGATTTTCCTGCTGGGCTGCCTCCTTCCACTGGCACAAATCGAGAGTACCTCAGCCCCCCTGGGGTGACTCAAAACCTAGGGCGAGAGTATACAGGGCCCGGAGGAACCCATCACCCTCATCAAGCTCACCCCCACTACCAGTCCGGGCCTAGAGACAGAGACTCAACCCTGCGAGAGTCTGCTCTGTACCAAAACCGTGGGGGTCCAAATCAACCCCCTGcactctctccatcctcctcttcaatTCATCATGGGCATCCTCCAAATGCTCCTTATCCTCCGCCACCACCCCAGCCTCCTCTACCTCCACCTCAAACCCCACATGCTCAGCCACCTCCATCAGGTATGGCACCAAATGCACGTCCTTCACACTACCAGTCCGCCCAGACTCCCCCTATACCCCTCTCGCCTTTACCGAGCCCATCTACAAATCAGATGGGAGGCTTCTCATCTTTTCCGcctggttcctcctctgggCCCAATATGCCACTTCCTGGTGCAAGTATGTCATCCAGCTGTTCACCTGGATGTCGGCCGTCACCTTTTCATGGCACTTTGAACAACCACCCTCCATTTAGCGGAACATACCACTCCAATGGGAATAGCGGAAGTAACATGGCCAACAGCAATAGCAGCAGTAGTGCCCCCAATAGCAGCAATAACAATTCACAATCACTCTCAcctcaaaatatttcaaaaggaCCTCCACCTCTTAGCAACTCATCCGCAAACAACAGTATTTCAACCCCTGCCTCCAGTTCTTCAGTGCCTGGTGGAGACGGACATTCAGATTCAGGCCCACCTCCAACTCCTGTTATCAAGGAGGAACCATTAGAAGAGAGGGAAGAGACTGAAAGCCCACCGCCTGTATTGAGGAGCCCCTCTCCTGAACCGAAACCTGTAGACATTCCCATCCACGCCAGCCAATCAGCAAg GTTTCACAAGGTTCTTGACCGTGGCAGTGGAAACTCTTGCGCCCGCAGTGATGTTCTCTTTGTCCCACTGGATGGTTCCAAACTGTGGAAGAAGAGAAATGAGGTGATTGAAAGGGCGCGTAGGGAAGTTGAACAGCGGGCCAGAGAcctgagagaaaaagagagggaacGGGAGAGGGAGCGTGAGCGTGAGAGGGAACTGGATCGGCATTTACAG cagcagaaagatATCAACACTGCTGGAGGGTGTCGGCAGGgctcctctctcttctttccCTCCTCATCTTCCATCATCCTTGACCCTTCGTCTTCTGCCTCTTCATCTTCGGGAAACTCAGTCCCCCATCCTCCCCCACATCCCCAACATCACTCCTCCAACCCTCACGCACACCTTCCTCCAGCACACCATCTTCACCCATCCCTAGCTCACTCTATTCCCCATTCCCTCCTCCTGCCATCCATGGGTGGGGCAACAACAATGGTTGGCCCTCAAGGAGCCCTGGGAATAGGTTTAGGAGGTCCATACCTTGGCCCTGACACCCCCGCACTGAGAACCCTGAGCGAGTATGCTCGCCCTCATGCTATGTCTCCATTGGGAGCAGTTAGCCGTGCCCAGGCGCACCATGCACAAGTCCACCATGGCCACCCCCATGTCCACCCCTCATTCTTCCTTCCCCAGTTCCAGAATCATGCTTTAGCCCACCCGCACCACCTGCCTACCGATGCAGCTACAGCTGCGGCAATCTTGGGCTTTTTATATGGCGGAGGTCTTGAAGGTGGTCCAGGTGTTGCAGGTCATGCAGGGGTGGCAGGAGGACCAATACCCGGAGGGATTGGGGGAGCAGGGTTAGGAGGAATCAGCTTTCCCCATGCCATGGCTGCACATCGAGATCGAATAAAACCAGGGTTTGAGTTTAAGAGTGATGAGCGAGTTTACCCGCCAGGATCCATACCTGATCACGCAGCTCTCGCTCTTGCTCATTCTCATTCCCATCATGCCCATGCCAATGCCCAAGTGCATGCACATTCCCTGCTCCTTGGAGGAGGTACAGCAGGAGCAAATGAAGTGTCACTTTATGGcactcctcctccacccgcTCCTGCTGGTCCCCCACACCTCCAGAACCCAAGTCTGGCACCTATAACACGACCTCCCAACCCTCCTCCCCCCCAGTCCCTGTCCAATGCACCCCCTTCGTCTATCCTCCCACCCTCTCTCCCTTCTCACCCATCATCAGCAACACCGACCGCTGCTCAAGCCCCAGCAGGcccagctgctcctccaccagctcctccccCACCTGGCCCTCCAACCTCCAATGCTGCCCCACTTCATCACCCAGTCCCCCATTCTTCTTTCCCCAGCTCCCTGTCCTCTCATTTGCCACCAGCCCCTGCTCCAGCAGCCGCTCCCCCCGAGACCTATCCCACTCCCACTCGCTCTCCTCACTCTTACGAGCGAGATCGCAGTGGagaaagggagagggagagagagagagtaactTTGCCGGCCTTTGGGGACAGagagcgagaaagagagagagaaaggggaggAAGTGGGagtgcaggaggaggaagttcaggtggaggtggaagcggaggaggaggaggaagtggaggtggaacagctggaggaggtggaggagagaatctgGGACGTCTTCAGATGTTAAATGTGACACCTCATCACCACCAGCATTCTCACATCCACTCACATCTTCATCTGCACCAGCAAGACACAG CGACGGGCGGGGTTCACCCCCTGATGGACCCGTTGGCGTCGGGGGCTCCTTTGGCACGCCTACCTTACCCAGGAGCCACACTAGGCACCCCCATCCTGGCTCACCCCCTCACTGACAGCGAGGTGCTCCGCCAACAGCTGTTCGGTGAGGAGAAGGCTCCTCGTCCAT GTGCTCCTTTCCGTGAACTGCCCCAGCCGTCCTCCCTCACTGGTCCCATGTCAGCAGCTCATCAGCTCCAGGCAATGCAGCAGGCCCAGAGCGCAGAGCTGCAGATCCAGAGACTGGCCCTGGAACAACAGTGgatccatcaccatcaccaccacacccTCACCCAGGATGAATATTACAG TCACCTGAAGAAGGAAAGTGATAAGACCCTGTGA
- the atn1 gene encoding atrophin-1 isoform X2, which translates to MKTRTHKESMPMRSGRRRGASEERRGRRPHPSPTRPDRSDRPAQRGAGEELAGNRFNRRSQGHDSSESEGEELVSPPKRQKVQDSASTPNPPTSTHSTDSSAPSTIPPPASITNQSRESDNEDGQSQGSRSSVVGSLANSSSSLSSGRDIDQDNRSSSPSLSASPLGSLDSDSDGPDSPKQGEREREKAKEGGAGKVGGEDRRVLRDGRGEETCGEGEKQDLDARNEDCPSLKPSSTPCTSSGLTPSVRGAGDSSIDSNSGRKSYFSLDSKLMCKVDYGGPTCVDGALSGTRMNSKASTQCVSKTTMSGGDFSHNSPNIPHSLPPPLPPPPALKPLELGGQNLATEVKTERDKLEKPDKLLDKAQSTPPSLLPQTSSQSQSQPQAQPSNHPHHYSSTSWQSGSATGCQGSWSYTRYPGNHHPHQPHHQPPVQQQQLPSVYNPPSSRHSSTHPSYLPHPHPHPHREYLPRYAGGGGDRERGAAGERERGVRGESGGREVNREFSAPIGNSSNSGSGGNSNSSCGGMIGTNSIQGREFVGLSVSQNRDFQASGRDGPNLGPERRDFGPAFRDRERDRERDAGREFPLPNQNQSRDYGPNGTGGGHPRDKDGGRWGEFGNQTREVVGNSNPNNNSVSQSNPPNSTSSLPLTPMLNRDQPASPQNNPNYPSHSSLPPQPHPHPQNPSSRDFPPPMDQAQIPSSGADHFHREYPPTGGKDFPAGLPPSTGTNREYLSPPGVTQNLGREYTGPGGTHHPHQAHPHYQSGPRDRDSTLRESALYQNRGGPNQPPALSPSSSSIHHGHPPNAPYPPPPPQPPLPPPQTPHAQPPPSGMAPNARPSHYQSAQTPPIPLSPLPSPSTNQMGGFSSFPPGSSSGPNMPLPGASMSSSCSPGCRPSPFHGTLNNHPPFSGTYHSNGNSGSNMANSNSSSSAPNSSNNNSQSLSPQNISKGPPPLSNSSANNSISTPASSSSVPGGDGHSDSGPPPTPVIKEEPLEEREETESPPPVLRSPSPEPKPVDIPIHASQSARFHKVLDRGSGNSCARSDVLFVPLDGSKLWKKRNEVIERARREVEQRARDLREKERERERERERERELDRHLQQKDINTAGGCRQGSSLFFPSSSSIILDPSSSASSSSGNSVPHPPPHPQHHSSNPHAHLPPAHHLHPSLAHSIPHSLLLPSMGGATTMVGPQGALGIGLGGPYLGPDTPALRTLSEYARPHAMSPLGAVSRAQAHHAQVHHGHPHVHPSFFLPQFQNHALAHPHHLPTDAATAAAILGFLYGGGLEGGPGVAGHAGVAGGPIPGGIGGAGLGGISFPHAMAAHRDRIKPGFEFKSDERVYPPGSIPDHAALALAHSHSHHAHANAQVHAHSLLLGGGTAGANEVSLYGTPPPPAPAGPPHLQNPSLAPITRPPNPPPPQSLSNAPPSSILPPSLPSHPSSATPTAAQAPAGPAAPPPAPPPPGPPTSNAAPLHHPVPHSSFPSSLSSHLPPAPAPAAAPPETYPTPTRSPHSYERDRSGERERERERVTLPAFGDRERERERERGGSGSAGGGSSGGGGSGGGGGSGGGTAGGGGGENLGRLQMLNVTPHHHQHSHIHSHLHLHQQDTATGGVHPLMDPLASGAPLARLPYPGATLGTPILAHPLTDSEVLRQQLFGEEKAPRPCAPFRELPQPSSLTGPMSAAHQLQAMQQAQSAELQIQRLALEQQWIHHHHHHTLTQDEYYSHLKKESDKTL; encoded by the exons atgaaaacacgGACACACAAAGAATCG ATGCCCATGCGCAGTGGCCGACGGCGGGGGGCAAGTGAGGAAAGAAGGGGTAGACGCCCGCACCCCAGCCCCACTCGCCCTGACCGCAGCGACAGACCGGCG CAAAGAGGTGCTGGTGAGGAATTGGCTGGAAATCGCTTCAATCGCAGATCACAAGGGCATGATTCATCAGAGAGTGAGGGGGAGGAACTTGTGTCTCCTCCAAAGAGGCAAAAAGTTcag GATTCAGCCTCTACCCCAAACCCTCCTACATCAACACACTCGACTGACAGCTCGGCTCCTTCCACCATCCCACCCCCAGCCTCCATTACAAACCAATCCCGTGAGAGTGACAATGAAGATGGCCAATCCCAGGGCAGTAGGAGTTCAGTTGTAGGGAGCTTGGCCAATAGTAGCAGTAGCTTGAGCAGTGGACGCGATATAGACCAGGACAATCGTTCCTCATCCCCAAGTCTCTCGGCTTCCCCCCTAGGTAGCCTGGACTCTGATTCTGATGGCCCTGACTCACCAAAgcaaggggagagagagagagagaaagccaAGGAGGGAGGAGCAGGGAAGGTGggaggagaggacaggagagTGCTAAGAGATGGGAGAGGGGAGGAGACCTGTGGGGAAGGAGAAAAGCAGGATCTGGATGCAAGAAATGAAGACTGTCCATCTCTTAAGCCCTCCTCCACTCCTTGCACCTCCTCTGGTCTGACTCCATCTGTGCGTGGAGCAGGAGATTCATCAATCGACAGCAATAGTGGGAGGAAGTCTTATTTCTCTCTAGACTCTAAATTAATGTGCAAAGTTGACTATGGTGGACCGACATGTGTGGATGGTGCACTCAGTGGCACTAGAATGAATTCCAAAGCCAgcacacagtgtgtgtcaaaGACAACTATGTCAGGAGGAGATTTTTCCCACAACAGCCCCAACATTCCTCATTctttgcctcctcctcttcctcctccacctgccCTGAAGCCCTTGGAGCTTGGGGGACAAAACTTGGCCACTGAGGttaagacagaaagagacaagTTAGAAAAGCCAGACAAACTCCTGGACAAAGCTCAGtccacccctccctctctgttgCCACAGACCAGCTCACAGTCCCAATCCCAGCCTCAAGCCCAACCTTCCAACCACCCTCACCACTACAGCTCCACCAGCTGGCAGAGTGGCTCAGCGACCGGATGTCAGGGGAGCTGGAGTTACACTCGTTACCCCGGAAATCACCACCCACATCAACCACATCACCAGCCCccagtgcagcagcagcaacttcCCTCGGTTTACAACCCTCCATCCTCTCGCCACTCCTCCACCCATCCCTCTTACCTCCCCCatcctcacccccacccccacagagAGTACCTTCCCAGGTAtgctggagggggaggagacagagagaggggggctgcaggagagagggagaggggagtGAGGGGGGAAAGTGGGGGGAGAGAAGTCAACCGGGAGTTCTCTGCTCCCATTGGTAACAGCAGCAACAGTGGTAGTGGAGGgaatagtaatagtagttgtGGTGGGATGATTGGGACCAACAGTATTCAAGGCAGGGAGTTTGTGGGTCTTTCAGTGAGTCAGAACCGAGATTTTCAAGCTTCAGGGAGAGATGGACCTAATTTGGGACCTGAAAGAAGGGACTTTGGTCCAGCtttcagagacagagaaagggaCAGGGAACGTGATGCCGGGAGGGAATTTCCTCTGCCAAACCAAAACCAGAGTAGAGACTATGGTCCCAATGGAACTGGAGGGGGACATCCCAGAGACAAAGATGGAGGCAGATGGGGTGAGTTTGGGAATCAGACAAGAGAGGTTGTGGGTAATAGTAACCCAAACAATAACTCTGTCTCACAGAGTAACCCCCCAAATTCAACTAGTTCACTACCTCTCACCCCTATGCTGAACCGAGACCAACCTGCATCACCCCAAAACAATCCAAATTACCCTTCTCATTCCTCCCTGCCCCCACAgcctcacccacacccccaaAACCCATCCAGCCGAGACTTCCCCCCTCCCATGGACCAGGCACAAATCCCCTCGTCTGGAGCAGATCACTTCCACAGAGAATATCCACCCACAGGAGGAAAAGATTTTCCTGCTGGGCTGCCTCCTTCCACTGGCACAAATCGAGAGTACCTCAGCCCCCCTGGGGTGACTCAAAACCTAGGGCGAGAGTATACAGGGCCCGGAGGAACCCATCACCCTCATCAAGCTCACCCCCACTACCAGTCCGGGCCTAGAGACAGAGACTCAACCCTGCGAGAGTCTGCTCTGTACCAAAACCGTGGGGGTCCAAATCAACCCCCTGcactctctccatcctcctcttcaatTCATCATGGGCATCCTCCAAATGCTCCTTATCCTCCGCCACCACCCCAGCCTCCTCTACCTCCACCTCAAACCCCACATGCTCAGCCACCTCCATCAGGTATGGCACCAAATGCACGTCCTTCACACTACCAGTCCGCCCAGACTCCCCCTATACCCCTCTCGCCTTTACCGAGCCCATCTACAAATCAGATGGGAGGCTTCTCATCTTTTCCGcctggttcctcctctgggCCCAATATGCCACTTCCTGGTGCAAGTATGTCATCCAGCTGTTCACCTGGATGTCGGCCGTCACCTTTTCATGGCACTTTGAACAACCACCCTCCATTTAGCGGAACATACCACTCCAATGGGAATAGCGGAAGTAACATGGCCAACAGCAATAGCAGCAGTAGTGCCCCCAATAGCAGCAATAACAATTCACAATCACTCTCAcctcaaaatatttcaaaaggaCCTCCACCTCTTAGCAACTCATCCGCAAACAACAGTATTTCAACCCCTGCCTCCAGTTCTTCAGTGCCTGGTGGAGACGGACATTCAGATTCAGGCCCACCTCCAACTCCTGTTATCAAGGAGGAACCATTAGAAGAGAGGGAAGAGACTGAAAGCCCACCGCCTGTATTGAGGAGCCCCTCTCCTGAACCGAAACCTGTAGACATTCCCATCCACGCCAGCCAATCAGCAAg GTTTCACAAGGTTCTTGACCGTGGCAGTGGAAACTCTTGCGCCCGCAGTGATGTTCTCTTTGTCCCACTGGATGGTTCCAAACTGTGGAAGAAGAGAAATGAGGTGATTGAAAGGGCGCGTAGGGAAGTTGAACAGCGGGCCAGAGAcctgagagaaaaagagagggaacGGGAGAGGGAGCGTGAGCGTGAGAGGGAACTGGATCGGCATTTACAG cagaaagatATCAACACTGCTGGAGGGTGTCGGCAGGgctcctctctcttctttccCTCCTCATCTTCCATCATCCTTGACCCTTCGTCTTCTGCCTCTTCATCTTCGGGAAACTCAGTCCCCCATCCTCCCCCACATCCCCAACATCACTCCTCCAACCCTCACGCACACCTTCCTCCAGCACACCATCTTCACCCATCCCTAGCTCACTCTATTCCCCATTCCCTCCTCCTGCCATCCATGGGTGGGGCAACAACAATGGTTGGCCCTCAAGGAGCCCTGGGAATAGGTTTAGGAGGTCCATACCTTGGCCCTGACACCCCCGCACTGAGAACCCTGAGCGAGTATGCTCGCCCTCATGCTATGTCTCCATTGGGAGCAGTTAGCCGTGCCCAGGCGCACCATGCACAAGTCCACCATGGCCACCCCCATGTCCACCCCTCATTCTTCCTTCCCCAGTTCCAGAATCATGCTTTAGCCCACCCGCACCACCTGCCTACCGATGCAGCTACAGCTGCGGCAATCTTGGGCTTTTTATATGGCGGAGGTCTTGAAGGTGGTCCAGGTGTTGCAGGTCATGCAGGGGTGGCAGGAGGACCAATACCCGGAGGGATTGGGGGAGCAGGGTTAGGAGGAATCAGCTTTCCCCATGCCATGGCTGCACATCGAGATCGAATAAAACCAGGGTTTGAGTTTAAGAGTGATGAGCGAGTTTACCCGCCAGGATCCATACCTGATCACGCAGCTCTCGCTCTTGCTCATTCTCATTCCCATCATGCCCATGCCAATGCCCAAGTGCATGCACATTCCCTGCTCCTTGGAGGAGGTACAGCAGGAGCAAATGAAGTGTCACTTTATGGcactcctcctccacccgcTCCTGCTGGTCCCCCACACCTCCAGAACCCAAGTCTGGCACCTATAACACGACCTCCCAACCCTCCTCCCCCCCAGTCCCTGTCCAATGCACCCCCTTCGTCTATCCTCCCACCCTCTCTCCCTTCTCACCCATCATCAGCAACACCGACCGCTGCTCAAGCCCCAGCAGGcccagctgctcctccaccagctcctccccCACCTGGCCCTCCAACCTCCAATGCTGCCCCACTTCATCACCCAGTCCCCCATTCTTCTTTCCCCAGCTCCCTGTCCTCTCATTTGCCACCAGCCCCTGCTCCAGCAGCCGCTCCCCCCGAGACCTATCCCACTCCCACTCGCTCTCCTCACTCTTACGAGCGAGATCGCAGTGGagaaagggagagggagagagagagagtaactTTGCCGGCCTTTGGGGACAGagagcgagaaagagagagagaaaggggaggAAGTGGGagtgcaggaggaggaagttcaggtggaggtggaagcggaggaggaggaggaagtggaggtggaacagctggaggaggtggaggagagaatctgGGACGTCTTCAGATGTTAAATGTGACACCTCATCACCACCAGCATTCTCACATCCACTCACATCTTCATCTGCACCAGCAAGACACAG CGACGGGCGGGGTTCACCCCCTGATGGACCCGTTGGCGTCGGGGGCTCCTTTGGCACGCCTACCTTACCCAGGAGCCACACTAGGCACCCCCATCCTGGCTCACCCCCTCACTGACAGCGAGGTGCTCCGCCAACAGCTGTTCGGTGAGGAGAAGGCTCCTCGTCCAT GTGCTCCTTTCCGTGAACTGCCCCAGCCGTCCTCCCTCACTGGTCCCATGTCAGCAGCTCATCAGCTCCAGGCAATGCAGCAGGCCCAGAGCGCAGAGCTGCAGATCCAGAGACTGGCCCTGGAACAACAGTGgatccatcaccatcaccaccacacccTCACCCAGGATGAATATTACAG TCACCTGAAGAAGGAAAGTGATAAGACCCTGTGA